The Pseudanabaena sp. ABRG5-3 genome includes the window CGATCGCTTCAAGATGGAATATGTCGGTGAAGATGGTGTGCGTCATCAACCGATCATGATTCACCGAGCTTTGTTTGGTTCTGTCGAGCGATTCATCGGTGTCTTGATTGAGAACTATGCAGGGGACTTCCCCCTCTGGCTAGCACCTGTCCAAGCTAAGCTCATTGCTGTCTCTGACAGTCAAATGGCATATGCTGAGGAAGTTGCTACCAAGATGAAAGCCGCAGGTTTGCGCGTTCAGCTAGACTATAGCGGCGATCGCATGGCTAAGCAGATCCGCAAAGCCGAACTTGAGAAAGTACCTGTAATGGCAGTGATCGGCGCAAAGGAAGTTGAAGCAGGAACCTTGAGTATCCGCAGTCGTAAACATGGCGAACTTGGCGCTATTTCTGTCGATGAAGCGATTAGCAAGATGAAATCTGCCATTAGCGATCGCACTTGGTTCTAGGATTTACCCCTCCCTAGCCCTCCCCTTTCAAGGGGAGGGAACAAGAGAAGAGTCTTGCCTCCCCCCTTGAAAGGGGGGACTGAGGGGGGTAAATCTGGATCGAAATTCTCAAAAAGGGGCTTAAGCCCCTTTTTCAATCTTCAAAAACTTGAACTTCTGACGTAATGACGAAACCTTTATTGATTGTTGGTAGTGATACGGGTGTGGGTAAGACAGTATTAACCGCAGCCCTAGCCGCCTATTGGTTAACCTATCGCGATCGCAATTTTTCTCCAAATACCCCTAGTACAGCTTTAGGCATTTATAAGCCTTTGCAATCGGGAGAAGGCGATCGCGAATTTTATAATCAAACATTTTCCCTATCGCAAACCCTTGCGGAAATTACACCCCTATATTTTGAAACTCCCATTGCCCCTGCGATCGCTGCTCATAAGGAAGGAAAAGCGATCGATTTGGGACTAATTTGGCAACAGTTCCAGAAGTTGCAACAACAAAAGGAATGTTTGCTAGTTGAGGCAATGGGAGGCTTAGGCTCGCCGATTACCGATGAATATATCGTGGCGGATTTGGCGCGAGATTGGCATCTGGATACGATCTTAGTTGTGCCTGTGCGGTTGGGAGCAATTTCTCAAGCGATCGCTAATGTGGCTCTGGCGACTTTGCAAAAGGTGAAGTTGCGTGGCATTGTCCTGAGTTGCTCACAAATCTATACCGAAGAAGAAATTGAGCAGCTTGCACCTCCCCAGATGATTTCCAGACTGACTTCAGTTCCTGTATTTGGCATCCTGCCCTGTATTGAGAATCTCAGTGATATTTCTCAGCTTGCCCATGCTGCTTCCGATTTAGACATAGAAAGAATTCTAGTTTAGTGCTGATAGTGCTTTCGCGATAAAGAGGTTTGTTTCCCAGCCTTTGGCTGGGAAACAAACCTCTTTACTTAGAACTTCGCAAAGCGAGGTTCACATTTAGTACGGGTATCGTTTGGCGATGACCTGCACTAATGATATAAATGAAGCTATGTATGATCGCCTTACCTCAATCGCCTTTCTCAAAGAAATTTCAGCCGATCACCAAGGCTTTGATCGGGCTGAAATTGTGGCGACTTTAGGCGATCGCCTAATTACCCTAGGGCGCGATCCTAGTTGTGACATCGCGATCAATATCAATCTCTATGGAGCAGTTTCCCGTCGCCATGCGGAGATTCGCCCCATAGCTAACAAAAATTTTCAGGGTTGGGAAATTTGCGATCTCGATAGCGCCAATGGCACATTTATCAACGATCGCCGCCTCTATGGTTGTTATACGCTCAAACATGGCGATCGCATCCAGTTAACAAAAGATGGCCCCCAATTTATCTTTGAGCTAGAGTCTAGTCCTGATACCACGGTTGGCACAGACTATAGCCGTCGTCCGCGATCGCAAATTACTAGCATTACTCTCACAAAACTATTACCAATTTTCTCGACAGGTAACGATCTCTGGAAAAAAGCCTATCTTCTCCCAGGGATGGCGACAGTCGGCTTTGTGGTGATGATGTTTGCTTTTTTGGGGCAACCGCAATTATTTAATCTCACAATTTCTGTCTATATCAGCCTCGCCGCCTATTATTTTGTCTATCAACTTTGTGGCAAGAATAAGCCTTGGTGGGTAATTTTAGGCGCGGCGATATTTACCGCAATTATTCTCAGAAGCCCAATTTTAAATCTGTTTCTTTGGTTCTTCTATAAAGTCCTACCTGGAACTGCGCCGACGGGACAGGTGAGTTTTGTCAGTGTTTTGATTTCCATGTTTTTTGGGGCGGGGATGATGGAGGAATTGCTCAAGGCATTACCAGTATTTTCGCTCTGGTTTATGGGTTTACGATTGGGCAAGAAATGGCGATCGCGTATTGGTATTAGCGAACCCTTGGATGGAATCTTAATTGGAGCAGCTTCCGCAGTTGGCTTTACCTTAACGGAAACTCTGGGTTTATATGTTCCCAGCATTGTCCAGAGTGTGGCAAATCAAGCGCTTAGCCCTGAGATTGCCGAACTGACAGGTTTACAGCTATT containing:
- the bioD gene encoding dethiobiotin synthase; the protein is MTKPLLIVGSDTGVGKTVLTAALAAYWLTYRDRNFSPNTPSTALGIYKPLQSGEGDREFYNQTFSLSQTLAEITPLYFETPIAPAIAAHKEGKAIDLGLIWQQFQKLQQQKECLLVEAMGGLGSPITDEYIVADLARDWHLDTILVVPVRLGAISQAIANVALATLQKVKLRGIVLSCSQIYTEEEIEQLAPPQMISRLTSVPVFGILPCIENLSDISQLAHAASDLDIERILV
- a CDS encoding PrsW family glutamic-type intramembrane protease, coding for MTCTNDINEAMYDRLTSIAFLKEISADHQGFDRAEIVATLGDRLITLGRDPSCDIAININLYGAVSRRHAEIRPIANKNFQGWEICDLDSANGTFINDRRLYGCYTLKHGDRIQLTKDGPQFIFELESSPDTTVGTDYSRRPRSQITSITLTKLLPIFSTGNDLWKKAYLLPGMATVGFVVMMFAFLGQPQLFNLTISVYISLAAYYFVYQLCGKNKPWWVILGAAIFTAIILRSPILNLFLWFFYKVLPGTAPTGQVSFVSVLISMFFGAGMMEELLKALPVFSLWFMGLRLGKKWRSRIGISEPLDGILIGAASAVGFTLTETLGLYVPSIVQSVANQALSPEIAELTGLQLLIPRVLGSVAGHMAYSGYFGYFIGLSVMKPSLRWQILTIGYLSSALLHALWNTSALVSFWLLAIVGGVSYAFLVAAILKAHSFSSKV